In Strigops habroptila isolate Jane chromosome 2, bStrHab1.2.pri, whole genome shotgun sequence, one genomic interval encodes:
- the CD96 gene encoding T-cell surface protein tactile, whose translation MEKRWLFSFLCLLSVPSIAGQPEDVVTETEVVHALPGTDVTLVCSFPKPHTTFIIQTQWSKTDDMQLTRIAVYHPVYGTHYFTFPEASYNFSVSFSMRKCCSWDKTEVLCSRDLNAKSECSQWALHLKNVTISLSGQYECSFATYPYGTKAARIQLIVKAEEEQHYVKEVWLNQTLEIPCLKETASENLSNYPLKWLVEENGRKEELVTKEPSCPAVYRNSSMLYGQRVHLGLNNALKIFPTKITDDGRVFSCHVVSHPERVQKSSTTVRVFAYPEISVGLQEGTAGTSEKPNVSCIVRKAFPKPSLVWYMDRESLTEQPGGISVEQEDSQDSEGFYQLRSTLVFQGTHQISKMFLCACLFSFLGNETWNISSKEIFVSFDNKPNEASFEAFTTIASEEHQLTSLASLDFRSQASLPPASMTQAGALISTAETKTYTSTAAFNESLTTAYLNDSTTESPQSLRNATRSSKNTTLMYRNLSFSITDQLISVTRGEDFFTTSSLLNTTGGVRNTITSHFPWPTAVAVLLLSCSFLVAVGIRKWCQYQKEIMDRPPSFKPPPPPIKYASMVESDGTTPSCHELENL comes from the exons atggaaaaaagatggctcttctccttcctttgttTGCTGTCAGTGCCGAGCATTGCAG gcCAGCCTGAAGATGTCGTTACAGAAACTGAAGTGGTCCATGCTTTGCCAGGTACTGATGTGACCCTGGTATGCAGCTTCCCAAAACCACACACCACCTTCATCATACAGACGCAGTGGTCCAAGACTGATGACATGCAGCTTACCAGAATAGCTGTCTATCACCCAGTTTATGGCACCCATTACTTCACCTTTCCTGAGGCTTCTTACAACTTTTCGGTGTCCTTCAGCATGAGgaagtgctgcagctgggatAAGACAGAGGTTTTGTGTTCCCGTGATCTAAATGCCAAGTCTGAATGCAGTCAGTGGGCTCTGCATCTGAAAAACGTTACCATTTCTCTTAGCGGGCAGTACGAGTGCAGTTTTGCTACTTACCCTTATGGAACAAAGGCTGCAAGAATCCAACTTATTGTCAAGGCAGAAG AGGAACAGCATTACGTGAAGGAAGTGTGGTTAAACCAGACTTTAGAAATTCCATGCCTCAAGGAAACAGCCTCAGAAAATTTGTCCAATTATCCTTTGAAATGGCTAGTG gaggaaaaTGGCAGGAAAGAGGAACTTGTAACCAAGGAGCCCTCCTGTCCTGCAGTGTACAGGAACAGCAGCATGCTCTACGGGCAAAGAGTCCACCTGGGCTTGAATAATGCTCTGAAGATTTTCCCCACCAAAATAACAGATGATGGCAGGGTGTTTTCCTGCCACGTGGTGTCCCATCCAGAGAGAGTCCAGAAGAGCAGCACCACCGTGAGAGTATTTG ccTACCCCGAGATCTCTGTTGGCCTGCAGGAGGGCACAGCTGGCACTTCAGAGAAG CCTAACGTGAGCTGCATCGTGAGGAAGGCATTTCCAAAGCCAAGCCTCGTGTGGTACATGGACAGAGAGAGCTTGACGGAGCAGCCTGGAG gAATTTCTGTTGAACAAGAAGACTCGCAAGACAGTGAAGGTTTCTATCAGCTGAGATCAACGCTGGTGTTTCAAGGGACCCACCAAATATCTAAGATGTTCTTGTGTGCatgtctgttttccttccttgggAATGAAACGTGGAATATttcatcaaaagaaatatttgtttctttcg acaaTAAGCCTAATGAAGCCTCATTCGAAGCTTTTACCACCATAGCTTCAGAAG AGCACCAGTTGACATCTTTGGCCTCTCTGGATTTCAGAAGTCAAGCAAGCTTGCCTCCTGCTTCCATGACACAAG cagGAGCACTGATTtctacagcagaaacaaaaacctATACCAGCACCGCAGCATTTAATGAGAGTTTGACAACAGCAT ATTTGAATGATTCTACCACCGAATCCCCTCAAAGCCTCAGGAATGCCACGCGCTCCTCCAAAAACACAACCCTGATGTATC GTAACCTGTCCTTCAGCATCACAGACCAGCTGATTTCAGTTACCAGAGGGGAAGATTTCTTTACTACCAGCAGTCTGCTCAATACTACTG GTGGTGTGAGGAACACAATAACCAGTCACTTCCCCTGGCCAACAGCGGTGGCtgtcctgctcctctcctgcagtttTCTAGTAGCTGTGGGCATCAGGAAATGGTGTCAGTACCAGAAAGAGAT AATGGACAGACCTCCATCTTTCAAGCCACCGCCACCTCCGATAAAGTATGCCTCCATGGTGGAATCTGATGGGACCACCCCATCCTGCCACGAGCTGGAAAACCTGTAA